A genomic stretch from Ammoniphilus sp. CFH 90114 includes:
- a CDS encoding zinc ribbon domain-containing protein YjdM, protein MSELPNCPVCNSAYTYDNGSLLVCPECGHEWMPGAAAESSEEGRIIKDANGNVLQDGDTVTVIKDLKVRGSSSVIKIGTRVKNIRLVDGDHDIDCKIDGFGAMKLKSQFVKKV, encoded by the coding sequence ATGTCAGAATTGCCTAATTGTCCGGTATGTAACTCAGCGTACACTTATGATAATGGAAGTCTTCTTGTTTGTCCGGAGTGCGGTCATGAATGGATGCCAGGTGCAGCAGCTGAATCGAGTGAAGAAGGAAGAATAATCAAGGATGCGAATGGAAATGTCCTCCAGGATGGGGACACCGTAACCGTCATCAAAGATTTAAAGGTAAGAGGAAGCTCATCCGTCATCAAAATAGGAACAAGGGTGAAGAATATTCGTTTGGTTGACGGCGATCATGATATTGATTGCAAGATTGACGGTTTTGGGGCGATGAAGCTGAAATCCCAATTTGTGAAAAAGGTATAG
- a CDS encoding HD-GYP domain-containing protein, with the protein MLNLVEQLKQHDLDTYLHSYRVAELSLRISQACEHSKMEQQMVYYGGLLHDIGKLKINTEILSKPGKLTNEEWSLIQQHTVYGFEILRSDFKAQTEILYTVLFHHERMNGLGYPFGINGEHIPVQAQIVAIADSFDAMTNHRSYSKAKTTMEAIEILQADEGYSRLLLDKLVDLYK; encoded by the coding sequence ATGTTAAATCTGGTTGAGCAATTAAAGCAGCATGATCTGGATACCTATCTACATTCCTATCGGGTGGCGGAATTATCTCTTCGAATTTCTCAAGCCTGTGAACATTCCAAGATGGAACAGCAGATGGTGTATTATGGAGGTCTCCTTCATGATATCGGCAAGCTGAAGATTAATACCGAGATTCTATCGAAACCTGGAAAGTTAACGAATGAGGAATGGAGTCTCATCCAACAGCATACGGTATACGGATTTGAAATTTTACGAAGTGATTTTAAGGCTCAAACAGAGATTTTGTATACGGTGTTATTCCATCACGAACGGATGAATGGATTGGGATATCCATTTGGTATTAATGGGGAACACATTCCTGTGCAAGCTCAAATTGTGGCCATCGCAGACAGTTTCGATGCTATGACCAATCATCGTTCTTATAGCAAAGCGAAAACGACAATGGAAGCTATTGAAATTCTTCAGGCAGACGAGGGGTATTCCAGATTGTTGCTCGACAAGCTTGTGGATCTATATAAATAA
- a CDS encoding GNAT family N-acetyltransferase encodes MDTHAVLMRMATEEDLDQIVYMLADDELGKTRERYEQPLPETYRKAFHSIDSDPNNELVVACIGEEVVGVLQITFIPYLTHQGGWRATIEGVRTATSVRGKGVGSQLIRWVIERAKERGCHLLQLTTDKKRENALHFYERLGFKATHEGMKMKLYIT; translated from the coding sequence ATGGATACACATGCAGTTTTGATGAGGATGGCGACCGAAGAAGATTTAGATCAAATTGTGTATATGCTTGCTGACGATGAGCTGGGCAAGACAAGAGAGCGCTATGAACAACCATTGCCAGAAACATACCGAAAGGCTTTCCATTCTATTGATTCTGACCCGAATAATGAATTGGTTGTAGCGTGCATCGGGGAAGAAGTGGTGGGGGTGTTGCAAATTACTTTTATCCCTTATCTTACCCATCAAGGGGGATGGAGGGCAACGATTGAAGGAGTTCGAACGGCGACATCTGTCCGTGGTAAAGGAGTCGGAAGTCAATTGATCCGTTGGGTTATTGAGCGGGCGAAGGAACGGGGATGTCATCTATTGCAGCTTACTACGGATAAAAAGAGAGAGAATGCCCTCCATTTTTATGAGAGATTAGGTTTTAAGGCGACTCATGAAGGGATGAAAATGAAACTATACATAACTTAA
- a CDS encoding ABC transporter permease: MFWSFLLKEWALTRRNVFILLIFLFPLLTAMGGSGIQHVYSPLPKLVVLEQEVEHYDGLKGLEVMVARDDEQMRRWVFDLDHKIGIKDGELVVDGREAVEDVEKMKSLLQGEKVVDVGADRQRLFNKVFAFNLYGTFMVGAMVLLFKLVEERERFTTELQKTQPAHPLIPLLAKVTITAGIVGVDFLLCGWILNVPLKVLPLVFILASGVSLGIVLGLILAFYATNESQALAILKPVVFVGLMGIPALGLFMEGWMHQLALFNPFYWLLLMVNDLYQGEFSGVYFVYSMFFCLVGLGVISRYWYKTLYGIPKVQR; this comes from the coding sequence ATGTTTTGGAGCTTTCTGCTAAAAGAATGGGCGCTTACGAGGCGAAATGTTTTTATTCTATTAATCTTTCTCTTTCCACTCTTGACCGCGATGGGTGGTTCAGGCATTCAACATGTCTATTCTCCCTTGCCGAAGCTGGTTGTCTTGGAACAGGAAGTGGAGCATTATGATGGATTGAAGGGTCTAGAGGTGATGGTGGCAAGGGACGACGAACAGATGAGAAGATGGGTTTTCGACCTCGACCATAAGATCGGTATAAAGGATGGAGAATTGGTTGTTGATGGACGTGAAGCGGTCGAAGACGTTGAAAAGATGAAAAGTCTCCTTCAAGGAGAGAAAGTAGTGGATGTTGGAGCCGATAGACAGAGATTGTTTAATAAGGTTTTTGCTTTTAACCTTTATGGGACGTTTATGGTGGGAGCGATGGTGCTGTTATTCAAGTTGGTAGAGGAAAGAGAACGGTTTACTACAGAATTGCAGAAGACGCAGCCTGCTCATCCACTGATTCCTCTTTTAGCCAAAGTAACGATCACAGCGGGGATTGTCGGTGTTGACTTTCTTCTTTGTGGATGGATCTTGAATGTTCCTCTGAAGGTCTTGCCTCTGGTCTTCATCTTAGCTTCCGGAGTTAGTTTAGGAATCGTGCTTGGACTCATTTTGGCCTTCTATGCAACGAACGAATCTCAAGCCTTAGCGATCCTCAAACCCGTCGTTTTTGTAGGATTAATGGGAATACCTGCTCTGGGATTATTCATGGAGGGGTGGATGCATCAATTAGCTTTGTTTAATCCCTTCTATTGGTTGCTTCTTATGGTTAATGATCTGTATCAAGGAGAGTTTTCGGGAGTTTATTTTGTTTATAGTATGTTTTTTTGCCTTGTCGGATTAGGAGTGATCTCGCGGTATTGGTATAAGACTCTATACGGAATACCGAAGGTGCAGAGGTAG
- a CDS encoding acyltransferase family protein, whose amino-acid sequence MANRLYYLDYLRVFLTFLVILHHTAIAYGAGGSWIYVDVDQSELTITSILLTLFTAVNQSFFMGLFFFLSGYFTPGAFDRKGAKMFLKERFIRLGIPLLFYVFFLGPVIYYIAHYRYQFTLLEYYQSHILTFRQIHIGPLWFVEALLIFCFIYSLLRWLSAPRSTRVLPSPAMKTLLFFAIGMGLTAFLVRFIFPVGTGVLGLQFGYFPSYIVLFTAGILAYRGQWLNHLTPSLVKTWWRISLVSIPLLPIVFILTGALEGNLMFEGGANVQSFFYAIWEPFVAFGIILWLLQYFNRAWNQPTPFRTLLGQLAYTVFIIHPAVVVGFSLLLTGVDLLPLMKFVLVGFFSTVTCFIIASILIKLPYAKKIL is encoded by the coding sequence ATGGCGAATAGACTTTATTATTTGGATTATTTAAGGGTGTTTTTAACCTTCCTTGTGATTTTGCATCATACGGCTATCGCTTATGGGGCAGGGGGTTCATGGATTTATGTAGATGTGGATCAATCTGAGTTAACAATTACGAGTATTCTTCTGACACTATTTACTGCCGTTAATCAATCTTTTTTTATGGGGCTCTTCTTTTTTCTATCTGGCTACTTTACCCCAGGTGCTTTTGATCGAAAAGGGGCAAAAATGTTTCTCAAGGAGCGTTTCATACGTTTAGGTATCCCCCTTCTTTTCTATGTTTTCTTTCTTGGGCCTGTCATCTACTATATCGCTCATTATCGGTATCAGTTTACTTTACTAGAGTATTACCAAAGTCATATTTTAACCTTTAGACAAATTCATATCGGACCTTTATGGTTTGTGGAAGCCCTTCTGATTTTTTGTTTCATCTATAGCTTACTAAGATGGCTGTCGGCACCAAGATCAACACGCGTGTTACCTTCCCCCGCAATGAAGACTCTACTTTTCTTCGCCATTGGAATGGGGTTGACCGCTTTTCTAGTTCGCTTTATTTTTCCGGTAGGGACGGGTGTGCTGGGACTTCAATTTGGATACTTCCCTTCTTATATTGTTCTATTTACGGCTGGGATCTTGGCTTATCGTGGGCAATGGTTGAATCATCTAACTCCAAGCCTTGTGAAGACCTGGTGGAGAATATCCCTTGTCTCCATTCCCCTGTTGCCAATCGTATTTATTCTCACTGGTGCACTAGAGGGAAACCTGATGTTTGAAGGCGGTGCGAATGTACAATCGTTCTTTTATGCGATCTGGGAACCTTTTGTTGCCTTCGGAATCATCCTTTGGCTCCTTCAGTATTTTAATCGAGCGTGGAATCAGCCTACTCCCTTTCGCACCTTACTAGGTCAATTAGCCTACACCGTCTTCATTATTCATCCAGCTGTTGTTGTTGGATTTAGCCTGTTGCTGACTGGTGTAGATCTATTACCACTAATGAAATTCGTTTTAGTGGGATTCTTTTCTACGGTCACTTGCTTTATCATCGCTAGTATCTTAATCAAACTTCCCTATGCCAAAAAGATCCTTTAA
- the mgtE gene encoding magnesium transporter, with the protein MVTDLTPNEITIQVIKYLKEAKVSDLQVLLDELHPYDIAQIYDTLPDKHRVRFLAHLDTTQLAHMLEELEKEQQHHVLGKLGVEKSFKVLDEMDNDDLAVLLEELSPEKKQAFLSGMKQEESQAVQNLMRYAPETAGRLMTNRFVWVSHHYSVRNVVEKLKEFAEIAETINYLYVIDDKKKLVGVVSYRDLILAEAHEQIKNIMFERVISVTVDTDQEQAARLIQQYDFLAVPVVDQDRVLVGIVTVDDIIDVVIKEATEDIEKLSASGKNIDFDTKATVAASRRLPWLVLLLFLGLIAGTIISTFEETLETVVALAFFIPMIAGMTGNTGTQSLAVVVRGLITRDINRRVVMKLILRELAVGIIIGVTCGVLISIIALVWQGNAVLGLVVGSTLLVTLIIGTLAGTIIPLILFRFKVDPAVASGPLITTLNDVLSLLIYFGIATVFIARLM; encoded by the coding sequence ATGGTAACAGACTTAACTCCAAATGAAATCACGATTCAAGTGATTAAATACTTAAAAGAAGCCAAAGTTAGTGATCTACAAGTTCTATTAGATGAGCTGCATCCGTACGATATTGCCCAGATTTACGATACTCTCCCTGACAAACATCGAGTTCGTTTTTTAGCACACCTCGACACGACCCAGCTGGCGCATATGCTTGAAGAATTAGAAAAAGAGCAGCAACACCATGTTCTCGGTAAATTAGGGGTGGAAAAATCATTTAAAGTCTTAGATGAGATGGATAATGATGATTTAGCCGTTCTTCTTGAGGAACTCTCCCCAGAGAAGAAGCAAGCTTTCCTTTCTGGAATGAAGCAAGAAGAATCCCAAGCTGTTCAAAATTTGATGAGATATGCTCCGGAAACCGCAGGTCGGTTGATGACCAACCGATTTGTATGGGTTTCTCATCACTACTCCGTTCGTAATGTTGTAGAAAAATTGAAAGAGTTCGCTGAAATCGCAGAGACGATCAATTATCTCTATGTCATTGACGATAAAAAGAAGTTGGTCGGCGTGGTTTCATATCGGGATCTCATCCTCGCCGAGGCGCATGAACAGATTAAGAACATTATGTTTGAACGGGTCATCTCGGTGACCGTCGATACGGATCAAGAACAAGCTGCTCGCCTTATCCAACAATATGATTTCTTAGCCGTTCCTGTGGTTGACCAAGATCGTGTCTTGGTCGGAATTGTCACCGTTGATGATATTATCGATGTTGTTATAAAAGAAGCAACCGAAGATATAGAAAAGCTATCGGCATCAGGGAAAAACATTGATTTCGATACGAAGGCCACTGTCGCCGCCTCTCGCCGCTTACCTTGGCTGGTCTTACTCTTATTCCTTGGACTGATAGCCGGAACGATCATTAGCACCTTTGAGGAAACCCTTGAAACTGTCGTCGCTCTCGCCTTCTTCATTCCGATGATTGCGGGGATGACAGGGAACACAGGGACCCAGTCCCTAGCGGTAGTGGTTAGAGGACTCATTACACGCGATATTAATCGAAGAGTCGTGATGAAACTCATCCTGCGCGAACTGGCTGTAGGTATCATTATTGGGGTTACCTGTGGGGTCCTCATCTCCATCATCGCCTTAGTTTGGCAAGGAAATGCGGTACTCGGGCTGGTTGTGGGCAGCACCCTTCTCGTCACCTTAATTATCGGAACCCTAGCTGGAACCATTATTCCACTTATTTTGTTCCGATTCAAAGTAGATCCAGCGGTAGCCTCAGGACCACTCATTACGACCTTAAATGATGTATTATCCCTGTTGATTTATTTCGGAATCGCTACCGTCTTTATCGCGCGGTTAATGTAG
- a CDS encoding Cof-type HAD-IIB family hydrolase, whose amino-acid sequence MPYEIVFFDIDFTLINSEKEIPQDTMEAIRKLKENGTQVAIATGRPPYMFKEIAKKLEIDTFVCINGSLVIHQGQIIRRHIFEKADLAKLEEQASKHGHALSYFALEGSFANQDHHPRILECFEDLRFPSPAYEPNAWREYDMYQALVYCTEEEAHLYQSLDAFRFVRWHEFSMDGIPLGSSKAKGIEVLLDHLGLDRSQAVAFGDGLNDLEMLSYVGMGVAMGNAHEELKAQANYITKSVDQGGVAFGLAHLGLIK is encoded by the coding sequence ATGCCTTATGAAATTGTGTTTTTTGATATCGATTTTACTCTAATTAATTCGGAGAAGGAAATTCCACAAGATACTATGGAAGCGATAAGGAAACTAAAGGAAAACGGGACTCAAGTAGCCATTGCGACGGGTCGACCTCCCTACATGTTTAAAGAGATTGCAAAGAAACTAGAGATAGATACCTTTGTATGTATCAATGGTTCTCTAGTTATCCATCAAGGTCAGATTATTCGAAGACATATCTTTGAAAAAGCAGATCTTGCAAAGTTGGAAGAACAAGCCTCGAAGCATGGACATGCTTTATCCTACTTTGCGTTGGAAGGGTCCTTCGCCAATCAGGATCACCACCCAAGAATACTAGAGTGTTTTGAAGACTTACGATTCCCGTCTCCAGCATATGAACCCAACGCCTGGAGGGAATATGATATGTACCAGGCCTTGGTTTATTGTACGGAAGAGGAGGCCCATCTGTATCAGTCTTTAGACGCGTTTCGTTTTGTGCGTTGGCACGAGTTTTCGATGGATGGGATCCCACTGGGAAGTTCAAAAGCGAAAGGAATTGAGGTCTTATTAGACCACCTAGGTTTAGACCGTTCTCAGGCGGTCGCCTTCGGGGATGGATTGAACGATCTTGAGATGCTGTCTTACGTTGGGATGGGTGTAGCCATGGGTAATGCACATGAGGAGTTGAAAGCTCAAGCTAACTATATCACCAAATCGGTGGATCAAGGTGGGGTAGCTTTCGGGCTTGCGCATCTGGGACTGATAAAATAA